The Seriola aureovittata isolate HTS-2021-v1 ecotype China chromosome 3, ASM2101889v1, whole genome shotgun sequence genome includes a region encoding these proteins:
- the LOC130162947 gene encoding LOW QUALITY PROTEIN: intelectin-like (The sequence of the model RefSeq protein was modified relative to this genomic sequence to represent the inferred CDS: inserted 2 bases in 1 codon; substituted 1 base at 1 genomic stop codon) — protein MNLPGTRLQNPGYYDIVAEDMSLWHVLNNFPLEHWNLAAILFYHTDNCFLRLIXQKIHTFIQQYPVRYNVGSCCNRRPAIPILYIHGDGKSTRNXYGPNSKGPKTHVAFEKCIMFYFAFRKVEFEPGAITFRVINNEHAAMASVSQQSKCYTTGSRKSTGSGQPSVTGQSSREETVWHTIGVIMTNKKK, from the exons ATGAACTTACCAGGAACACGCCTTcaa AATCCAGGTTACTATGATATAGTTGCAGAAGACATGTCTCTGTGGCATGTTCTCAACAATTTCCCATTGGAGCACTGGAACCTGGCGGCCATCCTCTTCTACCACACTGACAACTGTTTTCTACGTCT aatataacaaaaaatacatacattcatCCAGCAATATCCAGTGAGATACAACGTTGGCTCATGCTGCAACAGACGGCCAGCTATTCCCATTTTGTATATCCATGGAGACGGAAAGTCTACCAGAAA TTATGGACCCAATTCAAAAGGACCAAAAACACAT GTAGCATTTGAAAAGtgcattatgttttattttgcctttCGGAAAGTGGAATTTGAACCAGGTGCCATCACATTCAGAGTAATAAACAATGAACATGCAGCCATGGCTTCTGTCAGTCAACAGAGCAAATGCTACACG acaggaagcaggaagtctACAGGAAGCGGTCAGCCGTCAGTGACCGGTCAGTCCTCCAGGGAAGAGACAGTGTGGCACACCATTGGAGTCATCATGACCAACAAAAAGAAGTAG